From a region of the Gemmatimonadota bacterium genome:
- a CDS encoding TIGR00730 family Rossman fold protein, translating into MPGKDGPVGKAPPDKAGSAPMGQDAKPSTPAARENERIFLEGPRSRREEFMRVLRIGSEFVRGFRALHFVGPCVTVFGSARIFEGNGYYELGREVGAELAHAGFTVMTGGGPGIMEAANRGAREAGGTSIGCNIELPMEQLPNSYLDKFVEFNHFFVRKVMLLKYSYGFIALPGGFGTMDEIFETATLVQTGKIWGFPLVLVGTEFWAPLLDFLRDRPLARGTIDGKDLDLLFLTDSAQEAVAHIRRVAGHNPGLRFHPHAVLGEKE; encoded by the coding sequence ATGCCCGGAAAGGACGGGCCTGTTGGAAAAGCGCCGCCCGACAAGGCCGGAAGCGCGCCGATGGGGCAGGACGCGAAGCCGAGCACCCCAGCGGCCCGCGAGAACGAGCGCATTTTCCTCGAGGGGCCGCGGAGCCGGCGCGAGGAGTTCATGCGCGTCCTGCGGATCGGGAGCGAGTTCGTGAGGGGATTTCGCGCGCTCCACTTCGTGGGGCCCTGCGTCACGGTGTTCGGCTCGGCCCGGATCTTCGAAGGGAACGGTTATTACGAGCTGGGGAGGGAGGTCGGCGCCGAGCTCGCCCACGCGGGGTTCACCGTCATGACGGGCGGTGGTCCAGGGATCATGGAGGCGGCAAACCGCGGCGCGCGCGAGGCGGGAGGCACTTCGATCGGTTGCAACATCGAGCTTCCCATGGAGCAGCTTCCGAATTCCTACCTGGACAAATTCGTCGAGTTCAATCACTTCTTCGTCAGAAAGGTGATGCTCCTGAAGTATTCGTACGGGTTCATCGCCCTCCCCGGCGGCTTCGGCACGATGGACGAAATCTTCGAGACGGCGACCCTCGTCCAGACCGGAAAAATCTGGGGGTTCCCCCTCGTCCTCGTGGGCACCGAGTTTTGGGCTCCCCTTCTCGACTTCCTCCGCGACCGTCCCCTCGCGAGGGGGACGATCGACGGAAAGGACCTGGACCTCCTCTTCCTGACGGACTCGGCGCAGGAGGCGGTCGCCCACATTCGCCGCGTCGCCGGCCACAACCCTGGGCTCCGGTTCCATCCGCATGCCGTGCTGGGCGAGAAGGAGTAG
- a CDS encoding type II toxin-antitoxin system VapC family toxin — protein sequence MGALTALVCDSSVLLEILLRTGRADPVAALIEDEIADLHVPALCDIEVVSAVRRLSRMGFLPGDRGDGVVEDYLDLPLIRHGHTALLERILALRENFSAYDATYVALAERLSAPLATRDARLIRATRRHTDLALL from the coding sequence GTGGGCGCGCTGACCGCGCTGGTCTGCGATTCGTCGGTGCTCCTCGAGATCCTTCTCCGCACTGGTCGCGCCGATCCCGTCGCAGCGCTCATCGAGGACGAAATTGCTGATCTCCACGTCCCCGCGCTTTGCGACATCGAGGTCGTATCGGCGGTCCGGCGCCTTTCGCGGATGGGCTTCCTACCCGGGGACCGTGGCGACGGCGTAGTGGAGGACTACCTGGACCTCCCCCTCATCCGGCATGGGCACACTGCGCTTCTCGAGCGAATCTTGGCGCTGCGTGAGAATTTCTCCGCGTACGACGCTACCTACGTCGCCCTCGCGGAACGCCTCAGCGCCCCCCTCGCGACCCGGGATGCGCGGTTGATCCGTGCGACGAGGCGCCACACCGATCTCGCTCTGCTCTGA
- a CDS encoding amidohydrolase family protein: MRPIARFRPTRVLALPELACSALIIAACGPGADAGNPDAGASAAEDVSAETSSPGAQLVPPPLTPPPYDLAIWNARIVDGTGEPARDGGVLVDDGRVVYVGPLNPDTLQVVERMDAAGRVLAPGFIDPHAHGEPDGGARFANSLAQGVTTILLGLDGTSPRAGELAGLLARIEASPPWVNVGYLIGHGTLRGEAGLGGPANAAGRERLAALVETAMAAGAFGLSTGLEYDSGRPADLEELAAAARPVAAHDGIVMSHMRSEDADQVEASIEELLEQGRRSGARVHVSHIKVVLGSDRALLDRIFARMERARAEGQEVSADVYPYTASYTGLSILFPDFARGGADYPAVAVSRRAELAEYLRNRINARNGPEATLFASGPYAGSTLAEAAAATGRPFEDILIELGPSGARAAYFVMDDAWMSTFLLDPHTVISSDGSPSMEHPRGYGSFARVIRRFVVEEGTLSLEEGVAKMSGQTAALFGLSDPEQQEVPRGLLQPGFAADLVLFTPENIEDPADFEEPHQLARGMDFVWVNGVVAWEAGAVEAPAGASAPGRALRQ; this comes from the coding sequence ATGCGTCCGATCGCACGGTTCCGCCCGACACGCGTCCTCGCGCTCCCGGAGCTCGCGTGTTCCGCCCTCATCATTGCCGCCTGCGGACCCGGGGCGGATGCCGGGAATCCGGACGCAGGCGCTTCGGCGGCGGAAGACGTTTCAGCTGAAACGTCCTCCCCGGGCGCGCAGCTGGTACCTCCGCCGCTCACCCCGCCGCCTTACGACCTCGCGATCTGGAACGCGCGGATCGTGGACGGCACCGGGGAGCCGGCGCGCGACGGCGGCGTTCTCGTGGACGACGGCCGCGTCGTCTACGTCGGGCCGCTCAATCCCGACACCCTCCAGGTCGTGGAACGGATGGACGCGGCCGGACGCGTGCTCGCCCCCGGGTTCATCGACCCGCACGCGCATGGCGAGCCCGACGGGGGCGCGCGATTCGCGAACTCCCTCGCGCAGGGGGTGACCACGATCCTCCTCGGACTCGACGGAACGAGCCCGCGAGCGGGCGAGCTCGCAGGGCTCCTGGCCCGAATCGAGGCGTCGCCGCCCTGGGTGAACGTCGGCTATCTCATCGGGCACGGGACGCTTCGGGGAGAAGCGGGGCTCGGCGGACCCGCGAACGCGGCGGGGCGGGAGCGGCTCGCCGCCCTCGTCGAGACCGCGATGGCAGCCGGCGCGTTCGGCCTTTCCACCGGGCTCGAGTACGATTCCGGCCGCCCGGCGGATCTCGAGGAGCTGGCCGCGGCCGCCCGCCCCGTCGCCGCGCACGACGGGATCGTCATGAGCCACATGCGGAGCGAGGACGCGGACCAGGTCGAGGCCTCGATCGAGGAGCTCCTCGAGCAGGGGCGCCGCTCCGGCGCGCGGGTGCATGTGTCGCACATCAAGGTCGTGCTCGGGAGCGACCGAGCCCTCCTCGACCGGATCTTCGCCCGCATGGAGCGTGCGCGGGCCGAAGGTCAAGAAGTGAGCGCGGACGTCTATCCCTACACCGCCAGTTACACCGGCCTCTCCATCCTCTTTCCGGACTTCGCACGGGGGGGCGCGGACTACCCGGCCGTCGCCGTGAGCCGGCGGGCGGAGCTGGCCGAGTACCTGCGGAATCGGATCAATGCCCGGAACGGCCCGGAGGCGACCCTCTTCGCATCGGGGCCATACGCCGGGAGCACCCTTGCCGAGGCGGCGGCCGCAACGGGGAGGCCCTTCGAGGACATTCTCATCGAGCTGGGACCGAGCGGTGCCCGCGCCGCTTACTTCGTGATGGACGACGCCTGGATGAGCACCTTCCTCCTCGATCCCCACACCGTGATCTCCTCGGACGGAAGTCCTTCCATGGAGCACCCGCGCGGCTACGGCTCCTTCGCTCGCGTGATCCGGCGCTTCGTCGTGGAGGAGGGGACGCTCTCGCTGGAAGAAGGGGTCGCGAAGATGTCTGGGCAGACGGCGGCGCTCTTCGGGCTCTCCGATCCGGAACAGCAGGAGGTCCCGCGCGGACTCTTACAGCCTGGGTTCGCGGCCGACCTCGTTCTCTTCACTCCGGAGAACATCGAGGATCCGGCCGACTTCGAGGAGCCGCATCAGCTGGCGCGCGGGATGGACTTCGTGTGGGTCAACGGCGTGGTCGCGTGGGAGGCGGGTGCAGTGGAAGCTCCTGCCGGCGCATCGGCGCCGGGGCGGGCGCTCCGGCAATGA
- a CDS encoding Arc family DNA-binding protein, with protein sequence MPNLTIKNLGEPLLVQLREAAERNRRSLNSEVIRRLEASVGSAPADAAELLAQARSIRERARLPYLTDEAIRVARDEGRP encoded by the coding sequence ATGCCGAACCTCACCATCAAGAACCTCGGGGAGCCCCTCCTCGTCCAACTCCGCGAAGCGGCGGAACGGAACCGCCGGAGCCTCAATAGCGAGGTGATCCGGCGGCTCGAGGCCTCCGTGGGAAGCGCACCGGCCGATGCGGCGGAGCTCCTCGCCCAGGCTCGGTCGATCCGCGAACGCGCGCGCCTTCCCTATCTCACGGACGAGGCGATCCGCGTGGCGCGGGACGAGGGGCGTCCTTGA
- a CDS encoding type II toxin-antitoxin system VapC family toxin: MIVADVNLIAYFFIEGERTRAAEAVIERDPEWAAPLLWRSEWRNVLAGYLRRGELDASAAMELIEAAEALLRGREHLPDAGLVMELVLASSCSAYDCEYVALAEALGLPLVTADARLLADFPERAISPEAFTG; this comes from the coding sequence TTGATCGTCGCCGACGTGAACCTCATCGCCTATTTCTTCATCGAGGGCGAGCGAACGCGAGCGGCCGAAGCGGTAATCGAGCGGGACCCCGAGTGGGCCGCGCCCCTCCTCTGGAGAAGCGAGTGGCGAAACGTCCTCGCTGGCTATCTCCGAAGGGGTGAGCTCGACGCCTCGGCGGCGATGGAGCTCATCGAGGCGGCCGAGGCGCTCCTTCGCGGGCGGGAACACCTCCCCGATGCGGGGCTCGTGATGGAGCTCGTCCTCGCATCCTCGTGTTCCGCCTACGACTGTGAGTACGTGGCCCTCGCGGAGGCGCTCGGCCTTCCCCTCGTGACCGCGGACGCCCGCCTCCTCGCCGACTTTCCAGAGCGAGCCATCTCTCCCGAAGCGTTCACAGGCTGA
- a CDS encoding dihydrofolate reductase family protein, which yields MALLRVESFAISLDGFGAGPNQTREEPLGVGGEALHDWFISTRTFQRASGGDGADTIRQYVQAPLIDELHIAIAPILLGDGESLFEGNDMLALGYEVARFAASE from the coding sequence ATGGCCCTCCTCCGCGTCGAATCCTTCGCCATATCCTTGGACGGCTTCGGTGCCGGCCCGAACCAGACGCGCGAGGAGCCCCTCGGCGTGGGCGGCGAGGCCCTGCACGACTGGTTCATTTCCACCCGCACCTTCCAGCGCGCGAGCGGTGGCGACGGCGCCGACACGATCCGACAGTACGTCCAGGCCCCGCTCATCGACGAGCTGCACATCGCGATCGCGCCGATCCTTCTCGGCGACGGGGAATCGCTGTTCGAGGGAAACGACATGCTCGCCCTCGGCTACGAGGTGGCTCGGTTCGCCGCGTCGGAGTAG
- a CDS encoding DUF4160 domain-containing protein, with amino-acid sequence MPTVLRSGPDQSFFVSHDIPEPPHVHVDRERMSAKSWLDAVASARNVGYGAYELRRIEQLVVEHRARLLEAWNDPFLG; translated from the coding sequence GTGCCGACGGTTCTCCGGTCCGGGCCCGATCAGTCCTTTTTCGTCAGCCACGATATCCCCGAACCCCCTCACGTTCACGTCGATCGTGAGCGGATGTCCGCGAAGTCCTGGCTTGACGCAGTGGCGTCGGCACGAAACGTCGGTTACGGTGCATATGAGCTTCGGCGAATCGAACAATTGGTGGTCGAGCACAGAGCGCGGCTCTTGGAGGCCTGGAATGACCCCTTCCTCGGTTAA
- a CDS encoding aquaporin: MVRKAVVEAIGTFFLVFTIGMVVLEPGAGGFAPLAIGSALMVMVYAGGPISGAHYNPAVTLGVLLRGRTSGKELAVYWAAQLAGAALAAHATRFLKGPVPVTALAPDVPSALLAEFLFTFALVFVVLSVATARASEGNSYYGLAIGFTVVAGAYAVGGISGGAFNPAVALGISLLGISPFANIWIYLVANFSGAAAAAFLFKGLDLGGDKAPGAGFA; this comes from the coding sequence ATGGTGCGCAAAGCCGTCGTCGAGGCAATCGGCACCTTCTTCCTGGTGTTCACCATCGGCATGGTCGTGCTCGAGCCCGGCGCGGGGGGGTTCGCGCCGCTCGCCATCGGTTCCGCGCTGATGGTCATGGTCTACGCCGGCGGACCCATCTCGGGGGCTCACTACAATCCCGCGGTGACCCTCGGCGTGCTCCTCCGCGGGCGGACGAGCGGAAAGGAGCTGGCGGTGTACTGGGCGGCGCAGCTCGCGGGCGCGGCGCTCGCGGCGCACGCCACCCGCTTCCTGAAGGGACCCGTCCCCGTCACGGCCCTCGCGCCGGACGTCCCGAGCGCTCTCCTCGCGGAGTTTCTCTTCACCTTCGCGCTGGTCTTCGTGGTGCTGAGCGTTGCCACTGCGCGCGCCAGCGAAGGGAACTCTTATTACGGTCTCGCGATCGGCTTCACCGTGGTCGCGGGCGCCTACGCGGTCGGGGGTATTTCCGGTGGGGCCTTCAACCCGGCGGTGGCTCTGGGCATCTCCCTCCTCGGCATCTCGCCCTTCGCGAACATCTGGATCTACCTGGTCGCGAACTTTTCAGGCGCCGCGGCGGCGGCGTTCCTGTTCAAGGGTTTGGATCTCGGGGGGGACAAGGCTCCTGGGGCGGGCTTTGCGTGA